GGACTATCTGCACAAGGAGTGCCTCACCGTATCTGGACACACCATAGGCGAGATAGCCGAACTGCGCGTCTCGTGCGACCACGAGACGCTGACGACGGCGGCCGATCCCGTCTTTAAAAACGGCGGCATCGCCGTGATGCGAGGCAACATCACGCCAAACGGCGCGATATGCCGCACGACGACCATCTCGGAGAAGATACGCAAATTTGAAGGCCCTGCGCGCGTATTCAATTCCGACGAAGAGGCGCACCACGCCGTCGTAAGCGGCGGCATAAATAAGGGCGACGTCATAGTCATTCGCTACGAGGGCCCGCGCGGCGCGCCCGGAATGCGCGAAATGATGATGACCACCGACGCTTTAGTCGGCATCGGCATGGGACAAGAGGTCTTTGTGCTGACCGACGGACGCTTCTCCGGCTTCACGGAGGGCGCAGCCATTGGACACATCTCCCCGGAGGCCGCCGTAGGCGGAGTTATCGCCATCGTTCAAGACGGAGACAGGATAAAAATAGACATCCCGGCGCGAAAGGTAGACCTTCTGCTTTCAGAGGAGGAGATCAACAGGCGCCTCACGCAATGGAAGCTGCCGCTCAAACGCGAGCGCGGCATCCTTGGCATCTACGCCAAAACCGCGCTTCAGGCGCACGAAGGCGCCATGATAGACGACAGAGTGACCGACGAAAGCCAAGTACACGGAAGGTAGCGCGCAGCCTATAAATCACAAAAATAGCCGCGTCGGTTTGCTACCCCGATGCGGCTTTGATTTTAAAGGATATTCTGTTCATCGGCCATGGACTCCAGCTCTTCCATCGTTTTCATTACGATGTTTCCTTTTTTTACCTGCGTCTCCGACAGGTGAATGGCGCGGAGATTAGCGGGGCTGTAAAACGGGTCCATTGAGACCTCAAAGGGAATACGCCCCTCACGGCTCATTTTTTTTGCAAAAATCGTAAAGGCGGTGGTCATATTCAGGCCCAACTCCCTGCACGTCGCCTCCATATCTTTTTTCAGCTCTTCATCCATACGGATATTAACAAGTGTCTGCGGCATGGCAAGCACCTCCTTTGTAAAGACAATTTTACCACAATATCTTTACAAAAGTCTTCAGCATTTACAAATCGCCTTAAGCTGTTACAATAACTTCATGGGGAGCTTGCTTGCGCAGGCTGAGAGGAGGCGTCGCCTCGACCCGGTGAACCTGATGCGGATAATGCCGCCGTAGGGAGAATAGCTTGTTTATTTGTGGCTGTCTCATGCGGGGCGGCCACTTTCTATTTTAAGGAGTGTTTCAACATGGAAGATACAAAAAGGAGCACGAGACAGAACGCGCTCATTTGGTTTGGAGCCGCGGTATCCATCGCGGAAATCTACACGGGCACGCTCTTTGCGCCGCTTGGCATGGCGCGCGGCATGACGGCGGTCATCGCCGGACACATTGTAGGCGGGGCGCTGATGTACATGGCGGCGCTCATCGGCGGGCTCTCCGGGCGCGGCGCTATGGAGAGCGTGAAACTGTCGTTCGGCGAGCAGGGCGCAAAGTTCTTTGCCGCGCTCAACGTGCTTCAGCTGGTCGGCTGGACGGCGGTCATGATAATCGGAGGCTCCATCTCGCTCGGGCTGATACTAAACCCCATCTTCGGCACGCAGAACAGGCTTTGGTGCGCGCTCATCGGCCTCCTCATCGCCTTCTGGATAATGCTTGACATGAAAAATTTCGAGCGCGTCAATAAATTCTCCATGGCGCTGCTCTTCGTCCTCTCGCTTGTGCTGACGGCACTCGTCTTTACGGAAAACAGCGCGCCGGCGGCGGGCGGCAGCCTCTCCTTCGCCTCCGCTATGGAGCTTTCGTCTGCAATGCCGCTTTCGTGGCTTCCCCTCATCGCCGACTACATGCGCGACGCGAAAGAGCCGCGCAGGAGCGCGGCCGTAAGCACCGGCGTCTACTGCACCGTCAGCTGCTGGATGTACTTCATAGGCTTGGGCATCGCGCTCCACACGGGCGGCGCGGACGTGGCGCAGATAATGGCGGGCGCGGGGCTTGGCGTGGCAGGCGTTCTTATAGTGCTTTTCTCAACTGTGACCACCACCTTTCTTGACGCCTTTTCCGGCGGCATAAGCTTCCACGTCATCTGCTCCGGCGTAAAAGAAAAAGCGGCTGCCATCGCCGTCTGCGGAGCTGGCACAATGGCCGCTGTCGTCGGAGGCTCCGAAAGCTACGAGGGGCTGCTCTACCTCATATCCTCGGTATTTGCGCCGATGGCCGCCGTCATGATAGCGGACTTTTTTATATTAAAGAAAAATTACGCCGCCTCCTGCGTCTCAGTAAAAAATATGTGCGTCTGGTGCGCTGGCTTTGCGCTCTACAGGTATCTCATCAGCATTGATTTCAGTTGGGGCGTGACGCTTCCGGTAATTGCCGCCACAATGATGCTGACGGTGGCCGCCGGAAAGTTTTTACCCGGTAAATAGCGCCAAAATTGAGAAAATCACTTCTATTCTTTACTTTTTTCCACAAAAAGGGCTACAATATAGGTACTAAATACTTAGACACATTTTCAGGGGGAGATTCCAATGGATGTAAAGAGCAAAGCATATCAGGAACTGCTGAAAAAACGTCCGCTTAACGTACAGGCTCGCTTCGGCGATTCGGAGATGGGACTTGTCAGCGGGCGTGATATCGCGGCGGCGGCCAGAGAAGTCGATTCCATAGTACTCGCGGCAAACGCGCGCCATCCGCTCGTAGTCAAAGCGGTGCTTGCGGCGGCAAAGAAAAAGAATGCGGCGGTACTCATAGAGCTGGCAAAATCAGAGGCTACATACTGCGGTTCAACCTATGAAAACCTTCCCGAATACGCTCTCAAGTATTCGGCGGAGATGGGACACGGCGCGGTATTCGGCCTCCACGTCGACCACTACGCGATCAAAAGCGGCGCGGACGTACTCAAAGGCGTTGGCCACCTCACAAAGATACTGAACGGCGGCTTCACCTCCGTCGCCATCGACGCGTCGCACCTTGACGACTACGACAACTTCGCGGCCACTCGCGCGCTTGCGGACTGGCTTCCCTCGGAGCTTGGCCTTGAAGTCGAAGTGGGAGAGATAAAAGGCCCCGGCGAGCTCTCCACAGTCGAAGAGGCGCTCTACTACATCGGCGGCCTCAACGCGTGGCAGGTCTTCCCGGACTACCTCGCCATCTCAAACGGCAGCCTCCACGGCACCTACGACCCCACGGCCGGTCAGATGGAAGGCATCGACCTGACCCGCACAAAGGCGATAGCCGACGCCATCGCTCCCTACGGAGTGGCGATAGCGCAGCACGGCATCTCCGGCACGCCGCTTGACAAAGTATCCACCTTCCGCAAGTACGGCATCCGCAAGGGCAACGTAGCAACGCTCTTCCAGAACGTCTACTACGGCGTCAAGATGGATGAAAACACCGGAAACGCCATCACAGAGGGCGGCACCTACACAAAAGAAGCCGACCGCGGCGTCTCAATGGAACTCTGGGAGAAGATCGTCAAAGCAGCGGACGAAAAAGGCATGAGCCGCAAGAGCGGAGACTACAAGAAACTCAACCTCCCCTTCTGCGACATGATCTTAGCCGAGCCGCAGCCCGTCATCGACCGCATAGTCGATGAGATGACCTACTGGGCGGAGCGCTTCATCACAGCATTCGGAGCCGAAGGCAGCGCAGACGCCGTGGCCGAAATAATGGCAAAACGCGTTGATCAGAACGCGGCGCCCGACCGCAAAGTGCTTGGCGAAAGAAAGAACTACACCGAAGCCACAGCACCCGGCAAATACGGCAAAGTAAAAGACGGCAAGAACTACGACGATTAAAACAAGGCCGCAGCCAGCGCCGTTACCGTAAAACCTTAAAATGACGCCTCCATCCGGGGCGTCATTTTTTATCGTCATAAAACTGTACATTTGCACTATTTACCTATGTTGACACGTTATATCCACAATGATATTATAAAAACAGGCGATATAAAGTTTTAATGCGCCAAATAAAAGACAACATCTGAAAGCATAAGATTATTTACGTGCGTGACGCTGTTTTTATATTATATTAAAAGGTGGGGATATTTAATGAAAAGATTCATCGTATGTCTAATAGCGCTGTGCTGTCTGACGCTCTTTGTCGAAGACGCCGCCTGGTCCGCGCCTCGTATAGATTGTCACGCGGAGGCTGGCGCGCAATTCTGCCAGCCGCACTGCCCCCGAAACTGATTTTATCGCGCGGCAAATATAGGCTGCGGCCGTCATTTCACCAACGCCGGCCCCTCGCGCCTTCGCACCGCTTCTAGGGCCCGCTTGCGCCAAAAACGTTTATCCGCAAAACGCCCTCGCATCGCCGTTTTCACAGGCTGCGGGGGCGTTTTATTGTGCAATAACATTCCAGCCTCAATCAAACTATTATTCAAAATCCCATCATTTAATAAATAGAAAATAGGTAAAACTACGCGCACGCTTCGCTTTATGCCTAGTATATGTTGTATACATGAAATTTAAGTAAAAATTTAAGAAGGAGGGCCGTTTGGGATTTTCCAAAAAAGTGGAGCGCTATGTGATGGTTGTTTTTTAGATCAAAATTCGAAAGGGGATTTGCAATACTATGAAAGACATCATCAAACTATCTCCAATCTGTGTCATTGCGGGCCTCATGCTCTCCGGCATGGACATTCTCATCGCGGCGCCGCTTTCCTTTATGTACGCTTCAATGGTTGCAATGGCCGTAGACCATTACAAATTTCAGGAACTTGTAGACGCGGCTCTTGAAAACCTCAAGCACTTCCTTATCGTTTTTCTTATACTCCAGCTTGCGTACGCCGTCGCCGAATGCTTCATGGCGACTGGAGTAGCAGCCTCCGTCATAAACATGTCGCTTGCGGCGGGCCTGGATGCGAAAACCATCGCCGTCGTCGCCTTCCTGCTCACCTGCGTGCTGTCAACGGCCACAGGCACCTCATGGGGTACCTTCGCCGCCTGCGCGCCCATCTTCCTCTGGCTCAACCATATAGTCGGCGGCAACATCCTGCTGACGATAGGCGCCATCGCCGGCGGTTCGTGCTTCGGCGACAACATAGGGCTGATCTCTGACACCACGATAGTCAGCTCCGGCATCCAGGAGGTAGAAGTCATAAAAAGAGTCCGCCATCAGGGCGTCTGGTCTCTGCTCTGCCTCTTAGCCGGCGCCGCCGTCTTCTATCTCGCCTCACTAAATATGTCCTCCGCAACGGCGCAGGCCTCCGACGCCATCTCGCAGATACCGGCCGACGTCTGGAAAAAGCTCGGCGAGGAACGCCCCTCCGCCGTCACATTGCTGAACCTAGTTAAGACCGGCGTTCCATACTACCTCGTCATTCCGCTCATCGTAGTCATCGGAACGGCCATCAAAGGCTACAGCACACTCATCTGCCTCGGCTCCGGCATAGTCTCCTCCCTCATCTTCGGAATGATAGCCGGCACCGTTACCAGCCTCAACGGCTTCTTTGACCTGCTCTACACCGGCTTCTCAGACGCCGGCAGCTGGTCGATAGCGATGATGCTCTGGGTCGGCGCGTTCGGCGGCGTCATGCGCAAAATGGACGCCTTCGCCCCAATCGCCGCCCTCGTCCTGAGAATGGTGCATAAAGTCCGCCACCTCATCTTCGCAAACGGACTGCTCTGCATGCTCGGAAACGCGGCCCTCTCCGACGAAATGGCGCAGATAGTGACAATAGGCCCGATAATCAAAAACATGACCGAAACCAGCGTCGTCGGCAGCAAAGAGGACATGTACACCCTGGCCCTCCGCAACGCCACTCTCTCAGATGCGATGGGCGTCCTTGGCTCACAGCTCATCCCGTGGCACTGCTACATGGGATTCTTCCTCGGCATCAGCGCCTCCGTCTACCCGTTGGCCACCGGCATCACCGCGGGCGACATCATCTCGCACAACTACTACTCAATGATAGCCGTAGCCTCGATGCTCATCCTCACCTACACCGGCTGGGACAGATACATCCCGCTCTTCAAACTCCCAACCGAACCGCAGGTCTACCTAAAGAACGAAGCCGCGCTATACGAGAAAAAGGCGTAGCGGGCGGGGAAACCTGTAAAATCTCAATTAAAAATATCAATGAGAGACGCTCTTTGCAAAATCTGCAAAGGGCGTCTTTTTATATCATCCTAAAATATTCCATATACTTTTTGAATTTATCCTGCGCCAAGAGGCAAGTGTCTGTCAGATAACCTTTTTCCTTCGGCCATTCGTTTAGTCCGCGATAATAGAACAGTTTTAGTTCGTCTTCTATGATAAAGGGAGTGATGCCGTGTTTGAGACATTCTTTGAACATTATGAGCCTTCCGACGCGGCCGTTTCCGTCCTGAAATGGGTGGATGCGCTCAAAAGCGACGTGAAAATCAAGAATATCCGTCAGAGTTACGCCTTCCTTCGCTTTCGCGGCACGCAGCAGCGCCGTCATTTCACCATGCACCGCCTCGGGCGCTGCGGTCTCTCTGCCTCCGACTTCGTTTGGCATCTTTTTGTAATCTCCAACGGCAAACCAGCCTTTGCGGCTGTCTGTCGTCCCGTTTTTTAGGATAAAGTGCAGCTCTTTGATGTATTTCTCGCTCAGGGTACATTTTGCGCGGTCAATTATCGAGTCGACGCAGCGAAAGTGATTTGACGTCTCTATGATGTCGTCGACATTTACGCTTTTTCCCGTGGCGCCAATAGAGGCCGTCTCAAAAATATATCTCGTCTGCTCGTGCGTCAGACTACTGCCCTCAATGTGGTTTGAGTTATAGCTAAATTCGATTTGCAGCTTGTGGTAGAGGCCGCCGGAAAGGCGCGCCGCCCGCTCCGCTTTCAGCGCATCAAGCAGGGAGGCGGGGCGTGATGCCTTTACGTTTTTTCTTTCCGGTTTAAGGGCCTCTTCCGGTACGTTCCATGTTTTGCCCGTGAGAAAGGCCCCTGGTATATTTCCATCCGCGCAGTATTTGCGCACGCTCCGTTCGGAGACGCCCCAGTTTTTTGCCGCCCGCGCAACTGACAGATATGTCATTTCCTTCACCTCACGCTTTGCGGAATTATAATAATATGCACTTTGTTACAATAAGCATATCACGCTACCGGCAAAAAACATAGGACAAAGTGATGTCTTTTTACGTTTATTTTGCCGCAGGCTAAAAAACAAAACGGCCAGCCGGCGCGCTTTTGTTTTGGCGGGGGCCGGCTGGCATGTGGGTGCGGGGTGCGGGCTTTACAGCCCTTCGAGTATTCCCTTTAGTTTTGCGCGTATCTTTTTTAGGCGCGCGCCTACCGCCTGCTGCGTTAGGCCGAGCGTTTCGGCTATCTCTTTTTGCGTGAAGCCCTCCATGAGCGCCTGCGTCATGTCCAGTTCGTCTGCCGTGAGCGCCGCGCGGAGCATTTCGCGCAGTTCGGCTTCGCTGTATCTTTTTTGGCTCTCGTCCTCACCTACCGTCTCTTCTATGTCTTCAAGCAGCACTTCGCAGGCGGCGTCGCTTCTTGTGCGCAGGCGCGCCGCCGCGTTGCGCACGTAGCCGGGCATGTTGTTTTTTAGAAAGGCGGCAAGCCACGTCATGTCGGGGCATTTTGGTATGAGGACGAGCAGCGCCATGTAGCCCTCCTGAACGAGATCGTCAAACTCCGCGCCTCGGCCGTAGTACCTGCGAGCGAGGGAGCGCACGAGAGGCGTGTATTCGGATACAAGCTGCTCCGTTGAGGCGGCGTTACTCATAGCCCACCTCCAGATGAACAAAGGACCTTGCGGGATAGGATATGGCGCGCGAAAAGCCGGCGCGGCGCGCCATGTCGCAAAGCTCGGGCTGCAATTCTTTTGGCACGGAAACGTCAGCGGCAAGGCCCTTCATGTGGCGGCTCGCCGAAGCGCCGCCTACCGTCCGGTTGTGCTCCGCGCAGCGGTAGCCGCTGGTTATCACCATGGGCCTCTCCAGCAGATCACGAAGGCTCTGCAGCGCCGCCACCAGGCGCGGATGCGTCATGACGCGGTGGCAGCACGGACACTGCAGTTCCATGAGGTTGAAATTTTTTGCAATTTGAAAATCGTTAAGGCGCATGACGATACATCTCCTTTTTATTTTTTTCGTGTTTGGGGGCCTCTTTGGTTGTGCGGCCGGCAGCGCGCGCCGCGTGAGTGTTTTTGTGGGAAATTTTTTGGGAGGCGAAGAGGGAAGCCCCTCCCCGCCGTCATCCAACGCGGGCTAGGCCGCAGTTTTGCCGTTTTCCGATTGTTCTATCACCGTTCCCAGATGAACGACGGCCTTCGTCAGCTCTTCAAGACGTTTGTCCATGCGAATGAGCAGGAAGGAGGCCACCGCTATGGAAAATCCGTTTTGGATCATGTTTCCGGTCAGTTCGTCCATTATTTTTTCCTCCTGTGAATCAAAAATAGGAACCGCGCGATTTTTACGGCGGCCGTAAGCAGGCCGCGAATGTTTATTTTACGGAGGTTCGATTTGGCTCACCTTCTTTTTGTATGATAACTATAATAGTGCTTATGTGCAACATGAAATACAAATAGATACTTAAAAAGAACCATTGACAAAGTATATGTATAATTTATACTTACATAACAGGCACTAATAATTGCCAAAGAAGGGTGTGAACGGGACGTGACTGGAGAATTTGCGATAGCTGTCCATGCGCTGGTCTATTTGGATCACAAAAAAAGTTATGTCTCAAGCGAAGAGCTTGCGAAGAATGTCTGCACGAACCCGGCGCGCATCCGAATGGTGATGGGACGGCTGAAGAAGGCCGGCATCATCACGACGCGCGAGGGCGTGACGGGCGGCTACGCCGTCTGCTGCGACGCGGCGGCGCTTTCCCTGCGCGCGGTGAGCGACGCGGTGCAGGCGCGTTTTGTAGGTTCCGCGTGGCGCTCGGGCGATATGGATATGAACTGTCTTGTTGCCTCTGGAATGGCTGACGTTATAGACGGACTCTACGCGCAGATGGACGAAAAATGCCGCGAACATCTGGCGCGCATGACCCTAAAGGATGTCTCTGATAAGATTTTTAGCTGCAAAGAGAGGCCCGCGCAGGCCTGAAAATTTAGCCGCCGCTATTTGCCGTCTATGGCCTCGTTGCTCAGTTCGTCGGCGCGCTTGTTTTTTTCGCGGGGCACCCAGCAATAGGAAACGTCGATGCCCTCTGCTGCGGCCCACGCCTCTTTTGCAAGTTCGCGCAGATGCGGGAAGTTTATCTTCCACTGCTTTGAGAGCTGGCATACGACGAGTTTGCTGTCTCCGAATACTTTGAGCTGCGTCGCGCCGTTTGCCTTCGCCGCTTTGAGCAGCAGTATGGCCGCGTTGTATTCCGCTTCGTTGTTTGTCTTTGTGCCGAGATAGGCGGCCGTCTCCCAGACTACGGCGCCCGCTTCGTCGATAAGAAGCGCGCCAGCCCCGGCCTCTCCCGGATTGCCGCGCGAAGCGCCGTCAAAATATCCAATCATCATTTAAAACACAGCCCCTTTTACTCGTTTTTGCGTTATACTTTTCCATTATATGCGTAACTGATGCGGAGGTAAATGCAAAATGGCTGCTGTAAAAAAAACGAACGCTGTGAGGATACTTGAAGGGCTGAAGATCCCTTTTGAACTTTTGGAATACGACGTAGATATGGACGAACTTTCGGCGGAGGACGCCGCGGAAAAAACGGGCGTCGCTATGGAGCGCACCTTCAAGACGCTCTGCTGCCGGGGCGACAAGACCGGCGTCATGCTCGTCTGCGTGCCCGCCGGACGCGAGCTAGACTTTAAGGCGCTGGCGACGGCTAGCGGAAACAAAAGCGCGGAGCTTGTGCATTTAAAAGAGGTGCAGGCGCTCACCGGCTACGTGCGCGGCGGATGCTCGCCGCTTGGCGCGAAGAAAAAATATCCGGTCATAGTGGACGCCTCGGCGCTTTCCTTTGATTTTATAACGGTGAACGCGGGCCACAGAGGGCTGCTCTTCAAGCTCGCGCCGCAGGACATCGTGCGCGCGGCAGAGGCCGCGACCGCAAGTGTGACGCGTTGAGCGGCCTGACGAACGAAAGCGGCGCGCGTCCCGCGCTGTGGAAGATAATCACCGCCTACCTCTTGGTATACGTCATCTGGGGCTCGACCTACCTTGCAATACGCTTTTCCGTCGAGACCATCCCGCCGCTGCTTTCCGGCGGCATACGGTTTCTCGCGGCGGGGATACTGCTCTTTGGCGCGTGCTTTGCGCGGACGAAAAAAATGCCGCCGCTCAAAAGCTGGAAAAATGCCTTCATCGCCTCGCTTCTGCCGTTTGTTATCACCTACGGTCTGCTTACCTCAGCAGAGACGAGGGTTCCATCCTCTATCACGGGACTTATCATTGCGCTGGAGCCGCTCTGGTTCTGCCTAGTCGGATGGCTCTTTTACGGAGGAAAAAAACCGACTCTCCGCCATTACATCGGGATAGCGCTTGGGTTCGCTGGTATTTGCGTGCTGATAGCGGGCGACCCTAACGTTGAATTTTCATTTGATTCGCACTATACGATGTGGATGCTCGTCATAGCTCTAGCCAGCCTCACCTGGGTCATAGGTGCCTTCGTCGCGGCCGAGTCAAGCTCCGACGAAGGAACGCTGACAGCCTCCGGGATGCAGATGCTCTGCGGAGGCGCCGTGATGATGGCGGCGCAGTTCGCGCTCTCGGCCTTCACCGGAGAATGGCCGGCCCTCGGCGCCTTTTCCACACGCTCGACCTTGGCGCTCATATACCTCATAACCTTCGGGTCGCTCGTCGGCTACACCTCGTTTCTATGGCTCATGCGTGTAGAGCCGGCAAACCGCGTAGCGACGCACGCCTTCGTAAACCCCATCGTGGCAGTGCTGCTTGGCTGGCTCATAGGCGGCGAGGCCATTTACATGAGCACCCTTTTGTCGATGCCGTTAATTACTCTCTCCATCATTCTCATGGTATGGGAGAAAGATACAAAGGAACAATCAGCGTAACGCGTTGAAGAAAACGCCCGCTACGCCAGCAGCAAAACTATAACCACGCCCCACGCCGCGAAAATCATATTGTTCACGGCATAAGGGATAGTATATCCAATGACCGGCGTCGCGCTGCCGCAGGCCTCCTGCAAAGCGCCCAGCGCCGCCGTGCACAGGCGCGCGCCGGTGCAGGCGCCAAGCAAAATCACCGGGTTCATCTTAAAGAACCACTTGCCGGCCATGATGCAGGTAAGAATAGGCACCGCCGTCACCACAAGGCCGCCCCACATTATCCCCCAGCCGTTCTGCTTCAGTCCGTCGACAAAATTCGGCCCGGCGTTCAGCCCGACCACAGCGATAAAGGCGCATAGCCCGAGACTCTGAAAGAGCCACGCGGCCGGCGCGGGAATGCGTCCAAAGACGGGATTGCCCGAGCGGTACCAGCTTATGAGAAGCCCCGCAAGCAGCGCGCCGCCGCCGGTCGTCAAGCTCACGGGGATGTGCCCTACGTTCACCGTAAGCGTGCCAAAGAGCGCGCCCGCAGCGATGCCGAAGGCGACGGTCACCATATCCGTCGCGTCGCTCGTGCGCT
This window of the Cloacibacillus sp. genome carries:
- the cytX gene encoding putative hydroxymethylpyrimidine transporter CytX, whose translation is MEDTKRSTRQNALIWFGAAVSIAEIYTGTLFAPLGMARGMTAVIAGHIVGGALMYMAALIGGLSGRGAMESVKLSFGEQGAKFFAALNVLQLVGWTAVMIIGGSISLGLILNPIFGTQNRLWCALIGLLIAFWIMLDMKNFERVNKFSMALLFVLSLVLTALVFTENSAPAAGGSLSFASAMELSSAMPLSWLPLIADYMRDAKEPRRSAAVSTGVYCTVSCWMYFIGLGIALHTGGADVAQIMAGAGLGVAGVLIVLFSTVTTTFLDAFSGGISFHVICSGVKEKAAAIAVCGAGTMAAVVGGSESYEGLLYLISSVFAPMAAVMIADFFILKKNYAASCVSVKNMCVWCAGFALYRYLISIDFSWGVTLPVIAATMMLTVAAGKFLPGK
- the ybaK gene encoding Cys-tRNA(Pro) deacylase; its protein translation is MAAVKKTNAVRILEGLKIPFELLEYDVDMDELSAEDAAEKTGVAMERTFKTLCCRGDKTGVMLVCVPAGRELDFKALATASGNKSAELVHLKEVQALTGYVRGGCSPLGAKKKYPVIVDASALSFDFITVNAGHRGLLFKLAPQDIVRAAEAATASVTR
- a CDS encoding class II fructose-bisphosphate aldolase codes for the protein MDVKSKAYQELLKKRPLNVQARFGDSEMGLVSGRDIAAAAREVDSIVLAANARHPLVVKAVLAAAKKKNAAVLIELAKSEATYCGSTYENLPEYALKYSAEMGHGAVFGLHVDHYAIKSGADVLKGVGHLTKILNGGFTSVAIDASHLDDYDNFAATRALADWLPSELGLEVEVGEIKGPGELSTVEEALYYIGGLNAWQVFPDYLAISNGSLHGTYDPTAGQMEGIDLTRTKAIADAIAPYGVAIAQHGISGTPLDKVSTFRKYGIRKGNVATLFQNVYYGVKMDENTGNAITEGGTYTKEADRGVSMELWEKIVKAADEKGMSRKSGDYKKLNLPFCDMILAEPQPVIDRIVDEMTYWAERFITAFGAEGSADAVAEIMAKRVDQNAAPDRKVLGERKNYTEATAPGKYGKVKDGKNYDD
- a CDS encoding Fic family protein, which gives rise to MTYLSVARAAKNWGVSERSVRKYCADGNIPGAFLTGKTWNVPEEALKPERKNVKASRPASLLDALKAERAARLSGGLYHKLQIEFSYNSNHIEGSSLTHEQTRYIFETASIGATGKSVNVDDIIETSNHFRCVDSIIDRAKCTLSEKYIKELHFILKNGTTDSRKGWFAVGDYKKMPNEVGGRETAAPEAVHGEMTALLRAAKAKEGVTLTDILDFHVAFERIHPFQDGNGRVGRLIMFKECLKHGITPFIIEDELKLFYYRGLNEWPKEKGYLTDTCLLAQDKFKKYMEYFRMI
- a CDS encoding Na+/H+ antiporter NhaC family protein is translated as MKDIIKLSPICVIAGLMLSGMDILIAAPLSFMYASMVAMAVDHYKFQELVDAALENLKHFLIVFLILQLAYAVAECFMATGVAASVINMSLAAGLDAKTIAVVAFLLTCVLSTATGTSWGTFAACAPIFLWLNHIVGGNILLTIGAIAGGSCFGDNIGLISDTTIVSSGIQEVEVIKRVRHQGVWSLLCLLAGAAVFYLASLNMSSATAQASDAISQIPADVWKKLGEERPSAVTLLNLVKTGVPYYLVIPLIVVIGTAIKGYSTLICLGSGIVSSLIFGMIAGTVTSLNGFFDLLYTGFSDAGSWSIAMMLWVGAFGGVMRKMDAFAPIAALVLRMVHKVRHLIFANGLLCMLGNAALSDEMAQIVTIGPIIKNMTETSVVGSKEDMYTLALRNATLSDAMGVLGSQLIPWHCYMGFFLGISASVYPLATGITAGDIISHNYYSMIAVASMLILTYTGWDRYIPLFKLPTEPQVYLKNEAALYEKKA
- a CDS encoding YvrJ family protein: MDELTGNMIQNGFSIAVASFLLIRMDKRLEELTKAVVHLGTVIEQSENGKTAA
- a CDS encoding ribonuclease HI family protein, with protein sequence MMIGYFDGASRGNPGEAGAGALLIDEAGAVVWETAAYLGTKTNNEAEYNAAILLLKAAKANGATQLKVFGDSKLVVCQLSKQWKINFPHLRELAKEAWAAAEGIDVSYCWVPREKNKRADELSNEAIDGK
- a CDS encoding type II toxin-antitoxin system RelB/DinJ family antitoxin, yielding MPQTLVNIRMDEELKKDMEATCRELGLNMTTAFTIFAKKMSREGRIPFEVSMDPFYSPANLRAIHLSETQVKKGNIVMKTMEELESMADEQNIL
- a CDS encoding D-Ala-D-Ala carboxypeptidase family metallohydrolase, whose amino-acid sequence is MRLNDFQIAKNFNLMELQCPCCHRVMTHPRLVAALQSLRDLLERPMVITSGYRCAEHNRTVGGASASRHMKGLAADVSVPKELQPELCDMARRAGFSRAISYPARSFVHLEVGYE
- a CDS encoding sigma-70 family RNA polymerase sigma factor; this encodes MSNAASTEQLVSEYTPLVRSLARRYYGRGAEFDDLVQEGYMALLVLIPKCPDMTWLAAFLKNNMPGYVRNAAARLRTRSDAACEVLLEDIEETVGEDESQKRYSEAELREMLRAALTADELDMTQALMEGFTQKEIAETLGLTQQAVGARLKKIRAKLKGILEGL
- a CDS encoding EamA family transporter, encoding MSGLTNESGARPALWKIITAYLLVYVIWGSTYLAIRFSVETIPPLLSGGIRFLAAGILLFGACFARTKKMPPLKSWKNAFIASLLPFVITYGLLTSAETRVPSSITGLIIALEPLWFCLVGWLFYGGKKPTLRHYIGIALGFAGICVLIAGDPNVEFSFDSHYTMWMLVIALASLTWVIGAFVAAESSSDEGTLTASGMQMLCGGAVMMAAQFALSAFTGEWPALGAFSTRSTLALIYLITFGSLVGYTSFLWLMRVEPANRVATHAFVNPIVAVLLGWLIGGEAIYMSTLLSMPLITLSIILMVWEKDTKEQSA
- a CDS encoding Rrf2 family transcriptional regulator codes for the protein MTGEFAIAVHALVYLDHKKSYVSSEELAKNVCTNPARIRMVMGRLKKAGIITTREGVTGGYAVCCDAAALSLRAVSDAVQARFVGSAWRSGDMDMNCLVASGMADVIDGLYAQMDEKCREHLARMTLKDVSDKIFSCKERPAQA